In Temnothorax longispinosus isolate EJ_2023e chromosome 2, Tlon_JGU_v1, whole genome shotgun sequence, one DNA window encodes the following:
- the LOC139808810 gene encoding uncharacterized protein: protein MTLHWWMHWFWVTAQFLVILGSPLPSTTSDPVNQSQPSSRVTSSSIEIEDIYRTSKSTRPSFRIAKAIGLYPQTNTAVVPDRQQSVTTVASLLLERRGTVSGTSVHETVELSFRGNISNVEPLGTTASQRVGENERIRNSTTKKDSKITWILTTNKSSGRPKYEQEERNQSSVASRNVSFEEVEDLTVLPHQEEMSKVDLTLNRTRSSFVTSLSAAGAAGNAAIRTFNRSEDEVEIDEEVSQTQHFATAAPILEVGVSESTRLSRARNTFIPQHFQRDQVQGDNQPPDYNDTGNNRENTEHGSTTSAAGIAAITGSCLATVALLSTMGSLGFIIYRRKYLNPPQTLNSDKCSNPDSSGYIDDSTIRDNSEEMYSLDNDSFLNSLEAMTIQNYWTDSVKHTKL from the exons ATGACGCTACATTGGTGGATGCACTGGTTCTGGGTTACCGCGCAATTTCTTG TAATTCTTGGGAGTCCTTTACCGTCTACCACATCGGATCCCGTCAACCAGTCTCAACCGTCCTCAAGAGTGACGTCTTCGTCGATCGAGATCGAAGATATCTATCGTACGTCGAAGTCAACCAGGCCGAGTTTTCGCATAGCCAAGGCTATCGGTCTTTATCCACAGACGAATACGGCCGTGGTGCCTGACAGGCAACAATCCGTCACCACTGTCGCTTCGTTGCTGTTGGAACGTAGAGGTACCGTCTCTGGGACGAGCGTCCACGAAACGGTCGAGCTAAGTTTTCGCGGTAATATCTCCAACGTCGAGCCGCTCGGCACGACAGCATCGCAGCGCGTCGGGGAGAACGAGAGGATCAGGAACTCGACCACGAAGAAGGACAGTAAAATCACGTGGATCCTGACGACGAACAAGTCGTCGGGTAGACCGAAGTACGAGCAGGAGGAGAGAAACCAGTCCAGCGTCGCCAGCAGGAACGTCAGCTTCGAGGAAGTCGAGGATCTCACCGTGCTACCTCATCAAGAAGAAATGTCGAAGGTTGATCTGACGCTGAACCGAACGAGGTCCTCCTTCGTGACGTCTTTGTCCGCGGCCGGGGCCGCTGGTAACGCCGCGATCAGGACGTTCAATCGATCCGAGGACGAGGTCGAGATCGACGAGGAAGTGTCTCAGACGCAGCATTTCGCTACGGCGGCACCTATCCTCGAAG TTGGCGTGAGCGAGTCCACTCGTTTGAGCAGAGCAAGGAACACTTTCATTCCGCAGCACTTCCAGAGAGATCAAGTGCAAGGAGACAATCAGCCCCCCGATTATAACGACACTGGTAATAACCGCGAAAATACTGAGCATGGCTCGACGACATCCGCCGCGGGTATAGCTGCTATTACAGGCAGTTGTTTAGCGACTGTGGCCCTGCTCAGTACAATGGGTAGTCTCGGATTCATTATATACAG GCGCAAGTACTTGAACCCTCCGCAAACATTGAACAGTGATAAATGCAGCAATCCCGATAGCTCCGGTTATATCGATGATTCCACTATTCGC GATAACTCGGAGGAAATGTATAGTTTGGATAACGACTCGTTCCTAAATTCGTTAGAGGCAATGACAATACAGAATTACTGGACGGACAGTGTGAAGCATACGAAGCTATGA
- the Mlt gene encoding tubulin-specific chaperone cofactor E-like protein gives MPSLLEALELKYGSSTTDCSLTDDEAESGSPKAALSVSIFIPKKSPRHTVPALLVLQDCDIESAGNDAEKLRSKCKNVEELDLAQNKLSQWTEVFDILQHMPKIKFVNLSFNCLAEVLEIKHGNYDLLRNLVLNGTRVSWSTVQGLVRHLRNLEELHLSLNEYKTVDLDYQKPENANPALKKLHFTGNPVEVWNEISKLGYLFPNLKSLVLAECPIRSLGLEENRNLPSEDGRRTKEEGHGQDNENMNHLDADEHTSSTDDKGNRIFESKVNYERSESKSESNGTTIKSPHDPFRMLRFLNVNGTLLSAWDEVERLARFPALKSLRIQGCPLFESPREYTEHERRQLLIARLPNVETLNGGGVISSQEREDAERAFIRYYMDKPEADRPERYSELVAIHGKLDPLVNVDLTPEKRVKVTFTYGDLVEVRSVDVYRTVFELKTKLESMVKIPANRMRLFYVDQEMKAQYGPEEMLYPNKQLYRYNIRNGDEIIIDSKLNRFASTSSTTSSIRS, from the exons ATGCCGTCGTTGCTGGAAGCATTAGAGCTTAAGTACGGCAGCTCAACGACGGACTGCTCATTGACGGACGATGAAGCGGAGTCTGGCTCGCCCAAAGCCGCCCTGTCGGTGAGCATCTTCATCCCCAAGAAATCCCCACGACACACGGTGCCGGCGCTATTGGTGCTCCAAGACTGCGACATCGAGTCGGCGGGCAACGACGCCGAGAAGCTTCGCAGCAAGTGCAAAAACGTCGAGGAGCTTGACCTGGCGCAGAATAAGCTGTCGCAATGGACGGAGGTATTCGACATCCTGCAGCACATGCCCAAGATCAAGTTCGTGAACTTGAGCTTCAACTGCCTCGCGGAGGTGCTGGAGATCAAGCATGGTAACTACGATCTTCTGAGGAATCTCGTGCTCAATGGCACGAGGGTGTCCTGGTCGACGGTGCAGGGACTGGTACGGCACTTGCGCAATCTGGAGGAACTTCACTTGTCCTTGAACGAGTACAAAACGGTGGACCTGGATTATCAAAAGCCGGAGAACGCGAATCCGGCGCTGAAGAAATTACACTTCACCGGCAATCCGGTGGAAGTTTGGAACGAGATCTCGAAGCTAGG GTATCTATTTCCAAACCTGAAGAGCCTTGTCCTCGCCGAGTGCCCGATCAGATCGCTTGGTTTGGAAGAAAATCGGAATTTGCCAAGCGAGGATGGCCGCCGAACGAAAGAAGAAGGTCACGGGCAGGATAACGAAAACATGAATCACTTAGACGCGGATGAACATACCTCGTCGACGGACGATAAAGGAAATAGGATATTTGAGAGCAAGGTCAACTACGAAAGATCTGAGTCGAAGTCGGAATCCAATGGGACAACCATCAAGTCGCCCCACGATCCCTTCAGAATGCTCAGGTTCTTGAACGTGAACGGTACCCTGCTATCGGCTTGGGACGAGGTCGAAAGGCTCGCCAGGTTTCCCGCGCTGAAGTCGCTCAGGATCCAAGGCTGCCCGCTTTTCGAG AGCCCCCGGGAGTACACGGAACACGAGAGGCGGCAGCTACTAATAGCCCGACTGCCAAACGTCGAGACATTGAACGGCGGCGGCGTGATATCGTCTCAGGAGCGCGAGGACGCAGAAAGGGCCTTCATACGTTATTACATGGACAAACCGGAAGCTGATCGACCCGAAAG GTATTCCGAGCTTGTGGCTATTCACGGAAAGTTGGACCCCTTGGTGAACGTAGATTTGACGCCGGAGAAAAGGGTCAAGGTCACGTTCACTTACGGAGATCTCGTCGAG GTACGGTCGGTAGATGTATATAGGACagtttttgaattaaaaaccAAGTTGGAAAGTATGGTGAAAATTCCTGCCAATAGAATGAGGCTTTTCTACGTTGATCAG gAAATGAAGGCACAGTATGGACCGGAGGAAATGCTGTATCCAAACAAGCAACTCTATCGGTACAACATTAGGAACGGCGACGAGATCATCATTGACAGCAAACTGAATCGATTCGCGTCAACGTCGTCGACCACATCTTCCATTCGTTCCTGA